One segment of Mycolicibacterium neworleansense DNA contains the following:
- a CDS encoding enhanced intracellular survival protein Eis, with translation MIDTSASPATTLTLHSITDADWAGMALLGNTAFGEINHPDSMAAWQEMVPPGGGVVMRAGGSDGDIVGQSIYLDLSLTVPGGAVLPAAGISYVAVAPTHRRRGILRSMYTELHQRIADAQYPIAALTASEGGIYGRFGYGPATTVHLMTIDRRFAQFQTSVPDPGGVRLVNPADHRDTFAEIYERWRLRTPGGLACPTALWDDVLADRENARDGGSELFAFLHPDGYALYRVHGEESRSLRVREVTAVTTDAYIALWRALLGMDLMEKVSTWTHPGDVLPYLLTNPRLARVTSSSDDLWVRIMNIPAALEAREYQADLDTVLDVTDDFRGDGGRFALQIRGGRARCTPTDAPADVELDLDVLGSLYLGSHRPEAFVAANRLRGKDSQVVRRLGVAFASDVPAELGYSF, from the coding sequence GTGATCGACACATCGGCTTCCCCGGCTACAACCCTCACCCTTCACAGCATCACCGATGCCGACTGGGCAGGCATGGCGCTGCTCGGCAACACCGCGTTCGGTGAGATCAACCACCCCGATTCGATGGCGGCGTGGCAGGAGATGGTGCCGCCCGGCGGGGGCGTGGTGATGCGCGCCGGTGGCAGCGACGGGGACATCGTCGGGCAGTCGATCTACCTCGACCTCAGCCTTACCGTGCCGGGTGGGGCCGTGCTGCCCGCCGCGGGTATCAGCTACGTGGCCGTGGCGCCCACTCACCGGCGTCGGGGGATCCTGCGTTCGATGTACACCGAGCTGCACCAGCGGATCGCCGATGCGCAGTACCCGATCGCCGCTCTGACCGCGAGTGAAGGCGGGATCTACGGCCGGTTCGGGTACGGCCCGGCCACCACGGTGCACCTGATGACGATCGACCGCAGGTTTGCCCAGTTCCAAACCTCCGTCCCCGACCCGGGCGGGGTACGACTGGTCAATCCCGCCGACCATCGTGACACCTTCGCCGAGATCTACGAGCGCTGGCGGCTGCGGACCCCGGGCGGCCTGGCCTGCCCGACAGCCCTGTGGGACGACGTCCTGGCCGACCGGGAGAACGCCCGCGACGGCGGTTCGGAGTTGTTCGCGTTCCTGCATCCCGACGGCTATGCGCTATACCGCGTGCACGGCGAGGAATCCAGGTCGCTGCGGGTACGCGAGGTCACCGCGGTGACCACCGACGCCTACATCGCGCTGTGGCGCGCACTGCTGGGGATGGACCTGATGGAGAAGGTGAGTACCTGGACGCATCCCGGCGACGTCCTGCCCTACCTGCTGACCAACCCGCGACTGGCCCGGGTGACCTCCAGCAGCGACGACCTGTGGGTGCGGATCATGAACATCCCGGCCGCGCTCGAGGCCCGCGAGTATCAGGCCGACCTCGACACCGTGCTGGACGTCACCGACGATTTCCGTGGTGACGGCGGACGATTTGCCCTGCAGATCCGCGGCGGGCGGGCGCGGTGTACCCCGACCGATGCGCCGGCCGACGTCGAACTCGACCTCGACGTCCTCGGCAGCCTGTATCTGGGCAGCCACCGCCCCGAAGCCTTCGTGGCGGCAAACCGGTTGCGCGGCAAGGATTCACAGGTGGTGCGGCGCCTCGGTGTGGCCTTCGCGAGCGACGTTCCGGCCGAACTGGGGTACAGCTTCTAG
- a CDS encoding competence/damage-inducible protein A: MSARAGIVVTGTEVLTGRVQDRNGPWLADQLLELGVELAHITICGDRPRDIDAQLRFLAAEGVDLIVTSGGLGPTADDLTVATVAGFCGRELVLDESMEERIAAILRKLIGDRPGVDFDAVRAANRKQAMVPVGAEVLAPVGTAPGVVVPGSPTVVVLPGPPRELQPMWHAAVATEAVQQAISGRTQYRQETLRMFGLAESGLAETLRDAEGTIAGFEALEITTCLRRGELEMVTRYEPAAAGAYQELVALLRDRHGPALYSEDGTTVDEQVAGLLAGHRIATAESCTAGLLAARLADIPGCSAYFAGGVVSYSNEAKAELLNVDPVLITEYGAVSEPVVESMVTGALYHFGADTAVAISGIAGPDGGSPDKPVGTVCFSVRSGSTAITRTLRLPGNRSDIRERATTVAMHLLRRALNGISE; encoded by the coding sequence GTGAGCGCACGTGCAGGCATCGTCGTAACCGGAACCGAAGTACTCACCGGAAGGGTTCAGGACCGCAACGGTCCGTGGCTGGCCGACCAGCTTCTGGAGCTCGGGGTGGAACTGGCCCACATCACCATCTGCGGTGACCGTCCTCGCGACATCGACGCGCAGTTGCGGTTCCTGGCCGCCGAGGGGGTGGACCTCATCGTGACGAGCGGGGGGCTCGGGCCGACCGCCGACGATCTCACCGTGGCGACGGTCGCCGGGTTCTGCGGTCGTGAACTCGTCCTCGATGAGTCCATGGAGGAGCGGATCGCGGCCATCCTGCGCAAGTTGATCGGCGACCGTCCCGGCGTGGATTTCGACGCGGTGCGCGCGGCCAACCGCAAGCAGGCGATGGTGCCCGTCGGTGCGGAGGTCCTCGCACCGGTCGGCACCGCCCCCGGTGTGGTCGTGCCGGGCAGCCCGACGGTCGTGGTATTGCCCGGTCCGCCGCGGGAACTGCAGCCGATGTGGCACGCCGCGGTCGCGACCGAGGCTGTGCAACAGGCTATTTCGGGCCGGACGCAGTACCGGCAGGAAACGCTGCGGATGTTCGGCCTGGCCGAATCCGGGCTGGCCGAGACCTTGCGCGATGCCGAGGGCACGATCGCGGGTTTCGAGGCACTGGAGATCACCACCTGCCTGCGCCGTGGCGAACTCGAGATGGTCACCCGCTACGAGCCCGCCGCCGCCGGGGCCTACCAGGAGCTGGTGGCCCTGTTGCGTGATCGGCACGGTCCCGCGTTGTACTCCGAGGACGGCACAACCGTGGACGAGCAGGTGGCTGGGCTGCTGGCCGGGCACCGGATCGCCACCGCGGAATCCTGCACCGCCGGGCTGCTGGCGGCCCGGCTGGCCGACATCCCCGGCTGCTCGGCCTACTTCGCCGGCGGCGTGGTCAGTTATTCGAACGAGGCGAAAGCCGAACTGCTGAACGTGGATCCGGTCCTGATCACCGAGTACGGCGCGGTATCGGAGCCGGTGGTGGAATCGATGGTCACCGGTGCGTTGTACCACTTCGGTGCCGACACCGCGGTGGCGATCAGCGGTATCGCGGGCCCGGACGGCGGCAGCCCGGACAAGCCCGTCGGCACCGTGTGCTTCTCGGTCCGGTCCGGATCGACGGCCATCACCCGCACCCTCCGTCTTCCCGGCAACCGATCCGATATCCGGGAGCGGGCCACCACGGTGGCGATGCATCTGCTGCGCCGGGCACTCAACGGAATCAGCGAGTAG
- a CDS encoding FAD-dependent oxidoreductase, whose translation MATIGKHAVVLGASMGGLLAGRVLAEFFDTVTLVERDVLPDGPVQRRGVPQGRHAHGLLSGGLQALAQLFPGLPEELAADGATVLDAANLSLISMTLGGHTLNLNREPARPIASYLASRPFLEAHVRDRVRAIDNIRILDGHDAVELLMDDARRVTSVLVAARGGEVGQAIAADLIVDAMGRAGRTPAFLESAGFGRPPEDRIAVQVAYSSQLLRFGDDAPRDRLTLVGTVPERPCGGSLFAYEDNTWLLTTAGMTGQEPPADLAGMIDFVADLFPTETIAALRNAQPVGSVATFRYPASVRRRYERMPRFPEGLLVFGDAICSFNPVYGQGMSVAALEALALRDCLARGGEDLGRRFLRAAAGCVNTAWQMACGADLALPQIPGPRPASVRLTNWYTERVLTAAEDDPVVTEAFFRVMNLVDPPSRLFHPSIVRRVATGSTRRRRTRQQAPAEPAVART comes from the coding sequence ATGGCAACGATCGGTAAACACGCAGTGGTACTGGGCGCGAGCATGGGCGGCCTGCTGGCCGGCCGGGTCCTGGCCGAATTCTTCGACACCGTCACGCTCGTGGAGCGCGACGTGCTACCCGACGGACCGGTCCAGCGCCGCGGCGTCCCACAGGGCCGGCACGCGCACGGACTGCTCAGCGGCGGGCTGCAGGCGCTGGCCCAACTGTTTCCCGGGCTGCCCGAGGAACTGGCCGCCGACGGTGCCACGGTGCTCGACGCGGCGAATCTGTCCCTCATCTCCATGACGCTGGGCGGGCACACGCTCAATCTCAACCGTGAACCCGCCCGACCCATCGCGTCGTATCTGGCGAGCAGACCGTTCCTGGAAGCTCATGTCCGCGACCGGGTGCGCGCCATCGACAACATCCGCATCCTCGACGGTCACGACGCGGTCGAGTTGCTGATGGACGACGCCCGGCGGGTGACCAGCGTCCTGGTCGCCGCCCGAGGCGGTGAGGTCGGGCAGGCGATCGCCGCCGATCTGATCGTCGACGCGATGGGACGGGCCGGACGGACACCGGCCTTCCTGGAGAGCGCCGGATTCGGTCGTCCGCCCGAGGACCGGATCGCCGTCCAGGTGGCCTACTCCAGCCAACTGTTGCGTTTCGGCGACGACGCACCGCGCGACCGGCTGACCCTTGTCGGCACCGTCCCGGAAAGACCCTGTGGCGGTTCCTTGTTCGCCTACGAGGACAACACCTGGCTGCTGACCACGGCCGGGATGACCGGGCAGGAACCGCCGGCCGATCTGGCCGGGATGATCGACTTCGTCGCGGACCTGTTCCCCACCGAGACCATCGCGGCCCTGCGCAACGCCCAGCCAGTAGGGTCGGTGGCCACCTTCCGCTACCCGGCCAGCGTGCGCAGGCGGTATGAACGCATGCCCCGCTTCCCCGAGGGTCTGCTGGTCTTCGGCGACGCGATCTGCAGTTTCAATCCGGTGTACGGGCAAGGAATGTCGGTCGCCGCGCTCGAGGCGCTCGCGTTGCGCGACTGCCTGGCCCGCGGCGGCGAGGACCTGGGCCGCAGATTCCTGCGCGCCGCCGCCGGGTGCGTCAACACCGCATGGCAGATGGCTTGCGGCGCCGATCTGGCCCTACCGCAGATACCCGGCCCCCGCCCCGCCTCGGTGCGGCTGACCAACTGGTACACCGAGCGGGTCCTCACCGCCGCCGAGGACGACCCGGTGGTCACCGAGGCGTTCTTCCGGGTGATGAACCTGGTCGATCCGCCAAGCCGGCTGTTCCACCCGTCCATCGTGCGGCGGGTGGCGACCGGCTCCACCCGGCGACGGCGCACGCGACAGCAGGCACCCGCCGAACCCGCCGTGGCGCGAACCTGA
- a CDS encoding MBL fold metallo-hydrolase, with protein sequence MTTSLNRIRADLWETRTDAPFPGLTTHAYLWTPGGHNALFYCPASDADFAALDALGGVDDHYLSHQDEAGPMLARVAERFGSRLHAPAAERETIGRHHSIDVPLSTRHVDDRGVEVIPTPGHSPGSTSYLVEGAEGRYLFTGDTMFVAADGRWSTFVIPGIGDAAAMATSLHLLASLQPDVVISSAFGARAVTIVDAGDWPACIEQALRSIPVAR encoded by the coding sequence ATGACAACCTCACTGAACCGGATCCGGGCCGACCTGTGGGAGACGCGTACTGACGCACCGTTTCCGGGTTTGACCACCCACGCCTATCTGTGGACGCCGGGCGGGCACAACGCGCTGTTCTATTGCCCGGCCAGTGACGCCGACTTCGCCGCGCTGGATGCACTCGGCGGAGTCGACGACCACTATCTGTCACATCAGGACGAGGCCGGCCCGATGCTGGCCCGCGTCGCAGAACGGTTCGGCTCCCGGTTGCACGCACCCGCCGCCGAGCGCGAGACGATCGGGCGGCACCACTCCATCGACGTGCCGCTGTCCACCCGCCATGTCGATGACCGCGGCGTCGAGGTGATCCCGACCCCTGGTCATTCGCCGGGAAGCACCTCGTATCTGGTCGAGGGGGCCGAGGGTCGCTATCTGTTCACCGGGGACACCATGTTCGTCGCCGCCGACGGTCGATGGTCGACGTTCGTGATCCCCGGCATCGGCGACGCCGCGGCCATGGCCACCAGCCTGCACCTGCTGGCGAGCCTGCAACCCGATGTCGTCATCTCGAGTGCCTTCGGGGCCCGGGCGGTCACGATCGTGGACGCGGGCGACTGGCCCGCCTGCATCGAGCAGGCTCTGCGGTCGATACCGGTGGCCCGGTGA
- a CDS encoding alpha/beta fold hydrolase, whose protein sequence is MVIPIDRPKLEGNVAVGDGRQLGFAEFGDPQGRAVFWLHGTPGARRQIPTEARMYAEHNHIRLIGVDRPGIGSSTPHQYDRVLDFGEDLRTIADTLGIEKMAVIGLSGGGPYTLATAAAMPDRVMAAGVLGGVAPMIGPDAISSPLMQLGAAVAPILEVAGAPIRLAASGLIRLIRPVASPALEIYARISPEGDRRMLGRPEFKAMFLDDLLNGSRKQLAAPFYDIVVFERDWGFRLDEVKVPVHWWHGDHDHIVPFAHGQHVVSRLPDAVMTELPYESHLGGLGCAEEIMGTMLSTWDKGKSD, encoded by the coding sequence ATGGTCATCCCGATCGATCGCCCCAAACTGGAGGGCAATGTCGCCGTCGGCGACGGCCGGCAACTCGGGTTCGCCGAGTTCGGTGACCCGCAGGGCCGTGCGGTGTTCTGGCTGCACGGCACCCCGGGCGCCCGCAGGCAGATCCCGACCGAGGCCCGGATGTACGCCGAGCACAACCACATCCGGTTGATCGGGGTGGACCGTCCCGGCATCGGTTCCTCCACACCGCACCAGTACGACCGGGTGCTGGATTTCGGTGAGGATCTGCGCACCATCGCCGACACGCTGGGTATCGAGAAGATGGCCGTCATCGGGTTGTCCGGCGGCGGCCCCTACACGCTGGCCACCGCGGCCGCCATGCCCGACCGGGTGATGGCGGCCGGGGTGCTCGGCGGGGTGGCGCCGATGATCGGGCCCGACGCGATCAGCAGTCCGCTGATGCAGCTGGGTGCGGCCGTCGCGCCGATTCTCGAGGTGGCCGGGGCGCCGATCCGGTTGGCCGCATCCGGACTGATCCGGCTGATCCGTCCGGTCGCCTCCCCCGCCTTGGAGATCTATGCGCGCATCTCCCCCGAGGGCGACCGGCGCATGCTGGGCCGGCCCGAGTTCAAGGCCATGTTCCTCGACGATCTGCTCAACGGCAGCCGCAAGCAGCTGGCCGCCCCGTTCTACGACATCGTCGTGTTCGAGCGTGACTGGGGCTTCCGCCTCGACGAGGTCAAGGTTCCGGTGCACTGGTGGCACGGCGACCATGACCACATCGTGCCGTTCGCGCACGGTCAGCATGTGGTCTCGCGGCTGCCCGATGCGGTGATGACCGAGCTGCCCTACGAAAGCCACCTCGGTGGGCTGGGCTGTGCCGAGGAGATCATGGGCACCATGCTCTCGACCTGGGACAAAGGGAAGAGCGACTGA
- a CDS encoding fructose bisphosphate aldolase has translation MVNQQQADKMTTGNGFIAALDQSGGSTPKALRLYGVEESAYSSEEEMFDLIHQMRSRIITSPVFNGDRVLAAILFEQTMDRSIDGKPTATYLWEDKGVVPLLKIDKGLAEVSDGVQVMKPMPGLDDLLARAAKNGIFGTKERSVIGAANPDGIAAVVAQQFEVAKQVLSHGLVPIIEPEVTISISDKAEAEDLLRDEITKNLDALPADQKVMLKLTLPTHANHYQSLVEHPKVMRVVALSGGYSRDEANKLLAGNTGVIASFSRALTEGLSAQQSDEEFNATLDKSIQSIYDASVAG, from the coding sequence ATGGTGAACCAGCAGCAGGCCGACAAGATGACCACGGGCAACGGCTTCATCGCCGCGCTCGACCAGAGCGGTGGTTCCACCCCCAAGGCACTGCGCCTCTACGGTGTCGAGGAGAGCGCCTACTCCTCCGAAGAGGAGATGTTCGACCTGATCCACCAGATGCGCTCGCGCATCATCACCTCCCCGGTGTTCAACGGCGACCGGGTGCTGGCCGCGATCCTGTTCGAGCAGACCATGGACCGCTCCATCGACGGCAAGCCCACCGCGACCTACCTCTGGGAGGACAAGGGCGTGGTGCCGCTGCTCAAGATCGACAAGGGCCTGGCCGAGGTCTCCGACGGCGTGCAGGTGATGAAGCCGATGCCCGGTCTGGACGACCTGCTGGCCCGCGCGGCGAAGAACGGCATCTTCGGCACCAAGGAGCGTTCGGTGATCGGCGCGGCCAATCCCGACGGCATCGCCGCGGTGGTCGCTCAGCAGTTCGAGGTGGCCAAGCAGGTGCTCTCGCACGGCCTGGTTCCGATCATCGAGCCCGAGGTCACCATCTCGATCTCCGACAAGGCCGAGGCCGAGGACCTGCTCCGCGACGAGATCACCAAGAACCTCGACGCGCTGCCGGCCGACCAGAAGGTCATGCTCAAGCTGACCCTGCCGACCCATGCCAACCACTACCAGTCGCTGGTCGAGCACCCCAAGGTGATGCGGGTCGTGGCGCTGTCGGGCGGCTACTCGCGCGACGAGGCCAACAAGCTGCTGGCCGGGAACACCGGCGTGATCGCCAGCTTCAGCCGCGCGCTCACCGAGGGTCTGTCGGCCCAGCAGAGCGACGAGGAGTTCAACGCGACGTTGGACAAGTCCATCCAGTCGATCTACGACGCCTCCGTCGCGGGCTGA
- a CDS encoding amidase, whose product MDSSSAFELAATDAIGQAALAAAGELTAVELLDAAIIRVEATRGLNAVITDLFDRARTQAEALDASGELRTGQRGPLAGVPFLLKDLGAALAGAPEAMGSRALRGHVATESAWTVDRYLDAGLVVFGKTNTPEWGNHCTTEPLLSGPTVNPWSSNVTPGGSSGGSAAAVAAGVVPAASGGDGTGSIRVPASCCGVVGLKPRRARSSFAPDGGHGLEGLVNNHALTRTVRDCAALLDVITGSAPGDPYSAAPPTLPFLDAATQTPAAQRILIATTSPFPTDRIHPEVVSAVEATGRLLESLGHHVAPGAPTIDPDAVADAVAVLHTVSNAALHELAREHLGRAPREDEFEPSSWVMIREGFTTTGLAYADAISAIHAQTRRFAAGMNGHDALLVPTLLTGPPPYGLLNQPRGTTRAFFDVEFATTGWTALANVTGWAAISLPLGQSSDGLPIGVQLMARDETVLLSLAGQLEQAAPWAARTPPRWVGATAVT is encoded by the coding sequence ATGGATTCGTCGTCCGCATTCGAACTTGCCGCCACCGATGCGATCGGCCAGGCGGCCCTGGCCGCCGCCGGTGAGCTGACCGCCGTCGAGCTGCTCGACGCCGCGATCATCCGGGTCGAGGCCACCCGCGGTCTCAACGCCGTGATCACCGATCTCTTCGATCGAGCCCGCACGCAGGCCGAAGCACTCGACGCGTCCGGCGAGCTGCGCACAGGGCAGCGCGGGCCGCTGGCCGGAGTGCCGTTCCTGCTCAAGGATCTCGGCGCCGCGCTGGCAGGTGCCCCGGAAGCCATGGGCTCACGCGCATTACGCGGCCATGTGGCAACCGAATCCGCCTGGACCGTGGACCGCTACCTCGATGCCGGGCTGGTCGTGTTCGGCAAGACCAACACCCCGGAATGGGGCAACCACTGCACCACCGAGCCGCTGTTGTCCGGCCCCACCGTGAACCCGTGGTCCTCGAACGTCACCCCGGGTGGGTCCAGCGGGGGGTCGGCGGCCGCCGTGGCCGCCGGAGTGGTGCCCGCGGCCTCGGGTGGGGACGGAACCGGCTCGATCCGGGTGCCGGCCTCATGCTGTGGCGTCGTCGGCCTCAAACCACGACGCGCACGGTCCTCCTTCGCCCCCGACGGCGGCCACGGACTCGAAGGCCTGGTGAACAACCACGCACTCACCCGCACTGTGCGCGACTGCGCGGCGCTTCTCGATGTCATCACCGGCAGCGCTCCCGGGGACCCCTACAGTGCGGCGCCGCCGACCCTTCCGTTTCTCGATGCCGCCACCCAGACTCCGGCGGCACAGCGCATCCTGATCGCCACCACGTCGCCGTTTCCCACCGACCGGATCCACCCTGAGGTGGTGTCGGCGGTGGAGGCAACCGGCCGGTTACTGGAAAGCCTCGGGCATCACGTCGCTCCCGGAGCGCCCACGATCGATCCCGATGCGGTCGCCGACGCCGTCGCGGTGCTGCACACCGTGAGCAACGCGGCGCTGCATGAGCTGGCCCGCGAACACCTGGGGCGGGCACCGCGGGAGGACGAGTTCGAACCGAGCTCCTGGGTGATGATCCGCGAGGGCTTCACCACCACGGGTCTGGCGTACGCCGACGCGATCTCGGCCATCCATGCCCAGACCCGCCGTTTCGCCGCGGGAATGAACGGCCACGACGCGCTGCTGGTGCCGACCCTGCTGACCGGCCCTCCGCCGTACGGACTGCTGAACCAGCCCCGCGGCACCACCCGGGCATTCTTCGACGTCGAGTTCGCCACCACCGGCTGGACCGCCTTGGCGAACGTGACCGGCTGGGCGGCGATTTCCCTGCCCCTCGGCCAGAGCTCCGACGGTCTTCCCATCGGCGTGCAGTTGATGGCCCGCGACGAGACTGTCCTGCTCAGCCTGGCCGGTCAGCTCGAACAGGCCGCCCCGTGGGCCGCCCGCACACCACCCCGATGGGTGGGCGCTACCGCCGTGACGTAG